A single region of the Yersinia entomophaga genome encodes:
- a CDS encoding MFS transporter — MQTTLTPAKPLGRRALLFPLCLVLFEFAAYIANDMIQPGMLAVVADFNASIEWVPTSMTAYLAGGMFLQWLLGPLSDRRGRRPVMLAGVAFFVITCLAILLVNTIEQFIAMRFLQGIGLCFIGAVGYATIQESFEEAVCIKITALMANVALIAPLLGPLAGAALIHVAPWQSMFVLFAVLGAISFIGLWRAMPETAVLKGEKLSLSAMWHDYKQVLANRRFLCGALALGFASLPLLAWIAQSPVILISGEQLSTFDYGLLQVPIFGALIIGNLTLARLSGKTSIPKLIKLGAGPMIGGLILAAVSTLYSSHAYLWMTAGLSLYAFGIGVANAGLVRLTLFASDISKGTVSAAMGMISMFVFTLGIELAKVAYLWGNSGIFNLFNLISGLLWLSLVAIFIRKQPEAVAAE, encoded by the coding sequence ATGCAAACTACGTTAACACCCGCGAAACCTTTAGGCCGCCGGGCGCTGTTGTTTCCCCTGTGTTTAGTCCTATTTGAATTCGCAGCCTATATTGCCAACGATATGATTCAGCCCGGTATGCTGGCAGTCGTCGCTGATTTCAACGCCAGCATAGAATGGGTTCCCACATCCATGACCGCCTATTTAGCCGGCGGTATGTTCCTACAATGGCTGTTGGGGCCGCTTTCCGATCGCCGTGGCCGTCGTCCGGTAATGCTGGCAGGCGTGGCTTTCTTTGTCATTACCTGTCTGGCTATTCTTTTGGTCAATACCATAGAACAATTTATTGCTATGCGCTTCCTGCAAGGCATTGGCCTGTGCTTTATCGGCGCCGTAGGTTACGCCACCATTCAGGAATCATTCGAAGAAGCAGTATGTATTAAGATCACCGCGCTGATGGCAAACGTGGCTCTGATCGCTCCGCTACTTGGCCCTTTAGCCGGTGCAGCCTTGATTCACGTTGCGCCGTGGCAAAGTATGTTTGTGCTTTTTGCGGTTCTGGGGGCAATTTCGTTCATTGGCTTATGGCGAGCAATGCCAGAAACTGCGGTGTTGAAAGGTGAAAAGCTCTCGCTTTCGGCCATGTGGCATGATTATAAGCAAGTGCTGGCTAACCGTCGCTTTCTGTGCGGAGCATTGGCATTAGGCTTTGCTAGCCTGCCATTGTTGGCTTGGATTGCACAATCGCCGGTTATTTTGATCAGTGGCGAGCAGCTATCGACCTTTGACTATGGTTTATTGCAAGTGCCTATTTTCGGCGCATTAATCATTGGTAACCTGACGCTGGCGCGTTTGAGTGGTAAAACCAGCATTCCTAAACTGATTAAACTCGGCGCAGGCCCGATGATCGGTGGGTTGATATTGGCCGCTGTTTCAACGCTTTATTCATCTCACGCCTATTTGTGGATGACGGCGGGTCTCAGTTTGTATGCTTTTGGTATTGGTGTAGCAAATGCCGGTTTGGTGCGTTTGACCCTGTTTGCCAGCGATATCAGTAAAGGTACGGTTTCTGCCGCAATGGGGATGATCAGTATGTTTGTCTTCACTTTGGGCATAGAGTTGGCGAAAGTCGCCTATCTGTGGGGAAACAGCGGTATCTTCAATCTTTTCAATTTAATCAGCGGCCTGCTGTGGCTGTCGCTGGTAGCAATATTTATTCGTAAACAGCCTGAAGCTGTAGCTGCGGAATAA
- the selB gene encoding selenocysteine-specific translation elongation factor, which translates to MIIATAGHVDHGKTTLLQAITGVNADRLPEEKQRGMTIDLGYAYWPQPDGSSLGFIDVPGHEKFLSNMLAGMGGIDHALLVVACDDGVMAQTHEHLAILRLSGHPKLTVALTKADRADEQQIEQVRQQVLTELAQQGWAADQISLFITAANRGVGIDELRAHLTQLSQQASDAQRIQRRFRLAIDRAFSLKGSGLVVTGTLLAGQVAVGDTLWLTGSDCPVRVRSIHSQNEPATHAQAGQRIALNITGDTSKQQISRGDWLLERQPPEAQDRVLVEVTTDTPMHHWQSLHLHQGASHITGRVSMLNGAETPMLAELLLDTPLYLAENDRFILRDIAAKHTLGGARVIALSSPKRGKRQPAFLAWLTALAQATTDAEVLNLQLDKRPVSIQQFAWARQLSDGQLDKLLADSQQLVAGDSVLSSAMAENARQNLLQVLASYHQQHSDQLGLGRARLRRMALPTLDEALVNRVIDQLVADGELANTRGWLHLPEHSLAFTAEEEKQWLRARVYFESDPWWVRDLAVALEMDEESMRGLLRKAARLGHITAIVPDRYYLNRRIYQFADLIRTLDASKGSASAADFRDSLGVGRKLAIQILEFFDRSGFTRRRGNDHILRDRGMFC; encoded by the coding sequence ATGATTATTGCCACCGCCGGTCACGTTGACCACGGTAAAACCACGCTATTACAGGCTATAACCGGCGTAAATGCCGATCGTTTGCCGGAAGAAAAACAGCGTGGTATGACTATCGATCTGGGCTACGCCTATTGGCCACAGCCCGACGGCAGTAGTCTCGGTTTTATTGATGTTCCCGGTCATGAGAAGTTTCTGTCCAATATGCTGGCAGGAATGGGCGGTATCGATCACGCTCTGCTGGTAGTGGCCTGTGACGATGGCGTAATGGCGCAAACACATGAACATTTGGCCATTTTACGCCTCAGTGGCCATCCAAAACTGACAGTGGCGTTAACCAAAGCCGATCGTGCCGATGAGCAACAGATTGAGCAGGTTCGCCAGCAGGTTTTGACCGAACTGGCACAGCAAGGCTGGGCTGCCGATCAGATTTCCCTGTTTATCACCGCTGCTAACCGCGGAGTCGGTATTGACGAACTGCGCGCTCATCTGACGCAGCTTAGCCAGCAGGCTAGCGATGCTCAACGTATTCAACGGCGGTTCCGTCTGGCAATCGATCGGGCTTTTAGCCTGAAAGGTTCGGGATTAGTAGTGACGGGAACGCTGCTAGCGGGGCAAGTAGCCGTTGGCGATACTCTGTGGTTAACCGGCAGCGATTGTCCGGTTCGGGTACGAAGTATTCATTCGCAGAATGAGCCAGCCACTCATGCACAGGCTGGCCAAAGGATTGCGCTGAATATCACTGGCGATACCAGCAAACAGCAAATTTCTCGCGGCGATTGGCTATTGGAGCGACAGCCGCCGGAAGCGCAGGATCGGGTGCTGGTGGAAGTCACAACGGATACACCGATGCATCATTGGCAATCTCTGCATTTACATCAAGGTGCTAGCCATATTACCGGTCGAGTTTCCATGCTGAATGGCGCAGAAACCCCGATGTTGGCCGAATTATTGCTGGATACACCGCTGTATCTGGCAGAAAACGATCGCTTTATCCTGCGTGACATTGCGGCAAAGCACACCCTGGGTGGCGCTCGAGTCATCGCTCTGTCTTCCCCGAAAAGAGGTAAGCGGCAGCCGGCGTTTTTGGCGTGGCTGACTGCGCTAGCTCAGGCCACGACAGATGCGGAAGTCCTTAACCTTCAATTGGATAAAAGGCCGGTATCGATTCAACAGTTTGCCTGGGCACGTCAATTATCCGATGGACAACTCGATAAACTATTGGCAGACAGCCAACAGTTAGTGGCTGGCGATAGCGTACTTTCCTCTGCGATGGCTGAAAATGCCCGGCAAAACCTGCTGCAAGTGCTCGCCAGTTACCATCAGCAGCACAGCGATCAGTTGGGCTTGGGCCGCGCCCGCCTGCGCCGCATGGCTTTACCGACGCTTGATGAGGCTTTGGTTAATCGGGTTATCGATCAATTAGTTGCCGACGGCGAATTAGCGAATACGCGCGGCTGGCTGCATTTACCTGAACACAGTTTGGCGTTTACAGCTGAAGAGGAAAAACAGTGGCTGCGTGCGCGGGTTTATTTTGAAAGTGACCCTTGGTGGGTGCGGGATCTGGCCGTAGCGCTGGAAATGGATGAAGAGTCGATGCGTGGATTATTGCGTAAAGCCGCGCGTTTGGGCCATATCACCGCGATTGTGCCGGATCGCTACTATCTGAATCGCAGAATCTATCAGTTTGCCGATTTGATTCGTACTCTGGATGCCAGCAAAGGTAGCGCCAGCGCAGCGGATTTCCGCGACAGCCTTGGCGTCGGCCGTAAGTTAGCGATTCAAATTCTGGAATTTTTCGATCGCAGCGGCTTTACCCGCCGCCGTGGCAACGACCATATTCTGCGCGACCGAGGTATGTTTTGTTAG
- the selA gene encoding L-seryl-tRNA(Sec) selenium transferase — translation MSAEPQQLYSQLPAIDRLLREPEMAPLLDEYGATLLTDILRKMQTQAREIIRQTQTLPHWHSCWITELRQRINQRQPALKPVFNLTGTVLHTNLGRAPLAESAINAVTAAMRGAVTLEYDLGDAGRGHRDRAVADLLCELTGAEDACIVNNNAAAVLLMLAAVSAGKEVVVSRGELVEIGGAFRIPDVMRQAGCQLVEVGATNRTHLKDYRQAIGENTGLLMKVHTSNYSIQGFTAAVTESQLTALGQEFSVPTATDLGSGSLIDMTQYGLPAEPMPQQLIAAGVDLITFSGDKLLGGPQAGIILGKKHWIAKLQQHPLKRALRVDKMTLSALEATLRLYQQPDRLADLLPSLRILTRPQQEMRDSAERLLVQLSAHYPDFDLASEECWSQIGSGSLPVDRLPSWAITFTPKDGRGSTLLSLANRWRRLNQPVIGHLRDGRMWLDLRCLNDEDALLRELV, via the coding sequence ATGAGCGCAGAACCTCAGCAACTTTATAGCCAATTACCTGCCATAGACCGTCTGTTGCGGGAGCCAGAAATGGCTCCTTTGCTGGATGAATATGGCGCGACGCTACTCACTGATATCCTGCGGAAAATGCAAACGCAGGCCCGCGAGATTATCCGCCAGACTCAGACGCTGCCGCACTGGCATAGCTGCTGGATTACCGAACTACGTCAACGGATTAACCAACGCCAACCCGCCCTGAAACCCGTATTCAACCTGACCGGTACGGTATTGCATACCAATCTTGGCCGCGCGCCTTTGGCTGAATCTGCTATTAACGCAGTGACGGCGGCGATGCGCGGCGCGGTGACGCTGGAATATGACCTCGGTGACGCTGGACGCGGGCATCGGGATCGGGCGGTAGCGGATTTACTCTGTGAACTGACCGGCGCAGAAGACGCCTGTATTGTTAACAATAATGCGGCGGCGGTACTGCTGATGCTGGCGGCGGTCTCGGCGGGCAAAGAAGTCGTGGTTTCACGTGGTGAGCTGGTGGAAATCGGCGGCGCTTTCCGTATTCCTGACGTCATGCGTCAGGCGGGTTGCCAATTGGTTGAGGTTGGCGCAACCAACCGCACTCATTTGAAGGATTATCGGCAGGCAATCGGCGAAAATACCGGTCTGCTGATGAAAGTTCATACCAGTAATTATAGTATTCAAGGCTTTACCGCCGCGGTAACGGAATCTCAGCTAACAGCCTTGGGGCAGGAATTTTCTGTGCCGACGGCAACGGATTTGGGCAGCGGTTCGCTAATCGATATGACCCAATACGGATTACCTGCCGAGCCAATGCCGCAGCAACTGATTGCCGCTGGCGTCGATTTGATCACTTTTTCCGGAGATAAATTGTTGGGAGGGCCGCAGGCGGGGATTATTCTGGGCAAAAAGCACTGGATCGCCAAACTTCAGCAGCACCCGCTCAAACGCGCTCTGCGGGTCGATAAAATGACCCTATCAGCATTAGAAGCTACACTACGTCTTTATCAACAACCGGATCGGTTGGCAGATTTACTGCCATCGCTGCGCATACTCACTCGTCCGCAGCAAGAGATGCGTGACAGCGCCGAGCGCCTATTAGTGCAGCTTAGCGCGCATTATCCGGATTTTGACCTTGCCAGCGAAGAATGCTGGTCGCAGATTGGCAGTGGTTCCTTGCCGGTCGATCGTTTGCCCAGTTGGGCGATAACTTTCACACCTAAAGACGGGCGGGGTAGTACGCTGCTGTCGCTGGCTAACCGCTGGCGCCGTCTGAATCAGCCGGTGATCGGTCATCTTCGGGATGGGCGCATGTGGCTAGATTTACGTTGTTTAAATGATGAAGATGCTTTGCTCAGGGAGCTTGTTTGA
- the fdhE gene encoding formate dehydrogenase accessory protein FdhE, with protein MSIRIVPKDQLSQQSERASTAGTIPPLLFANLKSLYTRRTERLRQLALDNPLSDYLDFAARITEAQQKALHDHPLTLDMRAELEHSAASGKPPLDASVFPRTEHWRLLLSALIAELRPDAPEHIQVVLDNLEKSSVHELELYADALLNREFGKIGSEKSPFIWAALSLYWAQMASQIPGKARAEYGEHRQFCPVCGSIPVSSVVHIGTVNGLRYLHCNLCESEWHVVRIKCSNCEQSRDLNYWSLDSELAAVKAESCGDCGTYLKILYQEKDPQVEAVADDLASLILDAKMEGEGFARSSVNPFLFPGE; from the coding sequence ATGAGTATTCGCATTGTCCCTAAGGACCAACTTAGTCAACAAAGCGAAAGAGCATCAACGGCGGGGACAATCCCGCCGTTACTTTTCGCGAATTTAAAAAGCCTGTATACCCGCCGAACCGAACGTTTACGGCAACTGGCGCTAGATAATCCGTTGTCTGATTATCTGGATTTTGCCGCCAGAATTACCGAAGCGCAGCAAAAAGCGCTGCACGATCACCCGCTGACGTTGGATATGCGGGCGGAGCTGGAGCACTCGGCCGCTAGCGGCAAGCCGCCGTTGGATGCGAGCGTATTTCCTCGTACTGAGCACTGGCGTTTGTTGCTGTCGGCGCTGATTGCCGAACTGCGTCCAGATGCGCCTGAGCATATTCAGGTCGTGCTGGATAATCTGGAAAAATCATCGGTACATGAGCTGGAGCTCTACGCTGACGCATTGTTGAATCGCGAATTCGGCAAGATCGGCAGTGAGAAATCCCCGTTTATCTGGGCGGCGCTATCGCTGTATTGGGCGCAAATGGCCAGCCAGATTCCCGGTAAAGCTCGTGCGGAATATGGTGAACACCGTCAGTTCTGCCCGGTCTGCGGCAGTATTCCGGTTTCCAGCGTGGTGCATATCGGTACGGTGAACGGCCTGCGTTACCTGCACTGCAATCTGTGTGAAAGCGAATGGCACGTCGTGCGGATAAAATGCAGTAACTGCGAGCAAAGCCGCGATCTGAATTATTGGTCACTGGATAGCGAACTGGCAGCGGTAAAAGCAGAAAGTTGTGGTGATTGCGGCACTTATCTAAAAATTCTGTATCAGGAAAAAGATCCGCAGGTTGAAGCGGTGGCTGATGATTTGGCCTCGCTGATTCTGGATGCCAAAATGGAAGGAGAAGGTTTCGCCCGCAGTAGCGTTAATCCGTTCCTGTTCCCCGGCGAATAA
- the fdoI gene encoding formate dehydrogenase cytochrome b556 subunit: MKKEKPIQRYSAPERINHWIVAFCFMLAAISGLGFFFPSFNWLMNIFGTPQLARILHPFAGVIMFAAFMIMFFRYWKHNLINREDLVWAKNIHKIAMNEEVGDTGRYNFGQKCVFWAAIISLVLLVASGVVIWRPYFAEYFPIPLIRLALLVHSLAAVGLIIVIMVHIYAAIWVKGTITAMVEGWVPAAWAKKHHPRWYREIRQKKQEEKP, translated from the coding sequence ATGAAAAAAGAAAAGCCGATCCAGCGCTACAGCGCACCGGAGCGAATCAACCATTGGATAGTGGCCTTCTGCTTTATGCTGGCGGCCATTAGTGGGCTGGGATTCTTCTTCCCTTCCTTTAACTGGCTGATGAACATCTTCGGTACGCCGCAGCTGGCGCGAATTCTTCATCCCTTTGCCGGGGTGATTATGTTCGCTGCGTTTATGATCATGTTTTTCCGTTACTGGAAACACAACCTGATCAACCGCGAAGACCTGGTCTGGGCGAAAAATATCCACAAAATTGCCATGAATGAGGAAGTGGGCGACACGGGACGCTATAATTTTGGTCAGAAATGCGTATTCTGGGCAGCAATTATAAGTCTGGTGCTGTTAGTGGCCAGTGGTGTGGTTATCTGGCGGCCTTACTTCGCCGAGTATTTCCCGATTCCATTGATTCGCCTGGCGTTACTGGTGCACTCATTGGCAGCGGTGGGGCTGATCATCGTCATCATGGTTCACATTTATGCGGCCATTTGGGTGAAAGGCACGATAACGGCGATGGTGGAAGGCTGGGTACCTGCGGCATGGGCGAAAAAGCACCATCCGCGCTGGTATCGGGAAATCCGTCAGAAAAAACAGGAAGAGAAACCCTGA
- the fdxH gene encoding formate dehydrogenase subunit beta: protein MSLQSQDIIRRSGTHSLTPPPQDRNYQAEVAKLIDVTTCIGCKACQVACSEWNDIRDEVGHNVGVYDNPADLTAKSWTVMRFSEVEENGKLEWLIRKDGCMHCADPGCLKACPSEGAIIQYANGIVDFQSEHCIGCGYCIAGCPFDVPRMNKDDNRVYKCTLCVDRVNVGQEPACVKTCPTGAIHFGTKESMKEVAAGRVAELKTRGFDNAGLYDPAGVGGTHVMYVLHHADKPQLYHGLPENPTISPTVTFWKGIWKPLAAVGFAATFAASIFHYVGVGPNRVEEDEDEEDKSVPASSDSSSSTQPSSEQQDGETRK from the coding sequence ATGTCACTGCAATCTCAAGACATTATTCGGCGCTCCGGTACTCATTCCCTGACGCCACCGCCGCAGGATCGTAACTATCAGGCTGAAGTGGCGAAGCTTATCGACGTCACCACCTGTATCGGTTGTAAAGCCTGTCAGGTCGCCTGCTCGGAATGGAATGATATCCGTGATGAAGTCGGTCATAACGTCGGGGTGTACGATAACCCCGCCGATTTAACCGCTAAATCATGGACGGTAATGCGTTTCTCCGAAGTGGAGGAAAACGGCAAGCTGGAATGGCTGATCCGTAAGGATGGCTGTATGCACTGTGCCGATCCGGGCTGCCTGAAGGCATGTCCGTCGGAAGGGGCTATTATTCAGTACGCCAATGGCATCGTGGATTTCCAATCGGAGCATTGTATTGGTTGTGGTTACTGCATTGCCGGCTGTCCTTTCGATGTACCGCGCATGAACAAGGACGACAATCGGGTGTACAAATGTACCCTATGCGTTGACCGCGTTAATGTGGGTCAGGAACCGGCCTGTGTGAAAACCTGTCCGACAGGCGCTATTCACTTTGGTACTAAAGAGTCGATGAAGGAAGTGGCGGCTGGGCGCGTGGCAGAATTGAAAACCCGTGGGTTTGATAACGCAGGTTTATACGATCCGGCTGGCGTTGGCGGTACTCACGTTATGTACGTGTTGCACCATGCGGATAAACCGCAGCTTTACCACGGTTTACCTGAAAATCCGACCATTAGCCCGACGGTTACCTTCTGGAAAGGCATTTGGAAACCATTGGCTGCGGTGGGCTTTGCTGCCACCTTTGCCGCCAGTATTTTCCACTATGTTGGCGTTGGCCCGAACCGGGTGGAAGAAGATGAGGATGAAGAGGATAAATCCGTCCCTGCATCGTCAGATTCATCGTCATCTACTCAGCCATCTTCCGAACAGCAAGACGGGGAGACGCGGAAATGA
- the fdnG gene encoding formate dehydrogenase-N subunit alpha: MQVSRRQFFKICAGGMAGTTAAALGFAPAVALAETRQYKLLRARETRNTCTYCSVGCGLLMYSLGDGAKNAKESIFHIEGDPDHPVNRGALCPKGAGLIDFIHSESRLKYPEYRAPGSDKWQRISWDDAFTRIAKLMKEDRDANFIKTNEAGVTVNRWLSTGMLCASASSNETGYLTQKFSRALGMLAVDNQARVUHGPTVASLAPTFGRGAMTNHWVDIKNANLVIVMGGNAAEAHPVGFRWAMEAKIHNNAKLIVIDPRFTRTASVADFYTPIRSGTDIAFLSGVLLYLITNEKINREYVEAYTNASLLVREDFAFEDGLFSGYDADNRKYDKTSWNYQLDENGYAKRDVTLQDPRCVWNLLKEHISRYTPEVVSNICGTPQEDFIKVCEYIAETSAADKTASFLYALGWTQHSVGAQNIRTMAMIQLLLGNMGMAGGGVNALRGHSNIQGLTDLGLLSQSLPGYMNLPSEKQPDLETYLAANTPKTLLPGQVNYWSNYPKFFVSMMKSFYGDKAQKENSWGYDWLPKWDKGYDVLQYFEMMSQGKVNGYLCQGFNPVASFPNKNKVIASLSKLKFLVTIDPLNTETSNFWQNHGEFNDVDPSKIQTEVFRLPSTCFAEENGSIVNSGRWLQWHWKGADAPGEAMNDGGILAGILMRLREMYQREGGAVPEQVLNMTWDYLTPDNPEPEEVAMESNGRALADITDADGKVLVKKGEQLSTFAHLRDDGTTASGCWIFAGSWTPAGNQMARRDNADPSGLGNTLGWAWAWPLNRRILYNRASADPQGKPWDPKRQLLEWDGAKWTGVDVADYSAAAPGSDVGPFIMQPEGMGRLFAIDKMAEGPFPEHYEPFETPLGTNPLHPNVISNPAARVFKDDLESMGSHEQFPYVGTTYRLTEHFHYWTKHALLNAIAQPEQFVEIGEKLAEKKGIKHGDTVKVSSNRGYIKAKAVVTKRIRTLRVHGQEVDTIGIPIHWGYEGVAKKGFIANTLTPFVGDANTQTPEFKAFLVNVEKV; encoded by the coding sequence ATGCAGGTCAGCAGAAGGCAGTTCTTTAAGATCTGCGCTGGCGGTATGGCAGGAACCACGGCGGCGGCACTCGGCTTTGCGCCGGCGGTGGCGTTGGCGGAAACGCGACAGTATAAATTGCTGCGAGCCCGCGAAACCCGTAATACCTGCACATATTGCTCCGTTGGTTGCGGGCTATTGATGTATAGCCTCGGCGACGGTGCAAAAAACGCCAAAGAGAGTATTTTCCACATTGAAGGCGATCCGGATCACCCGGTCAACCGTGGTGCACTTTGCCCGAAAGGTGCTGGCCTGATTGACTTTATCCACAGCGAAAGTCGTCTTAAATATCCAGAATACCGCGCGCCAGGCTCCGATAAATGGCAGCGAATCAGTTGGGATGATGCTTTTACTCGTATCGCCAAACTGATGAAAGAAGACCGAGATGCGAATTTCATTAAGACCAACGAAGCGGGCGTGACCGTTAACCGTTGGCTCAGCACCGGTATGCTGTGTGCCTCTGCATCCAGTAACGAAACGGGTTATCTGACTCAAAAATTCAGTCGCGCTCTCGGCATGCTTGCCGTAGACAACCAAGCACGTGTCTGACACGGACCAACGGTAGCAAGTCTTGCTCCAACATTTGGTCGCGGTGCGATGACCAACCACTGGGTTGACATTAAGAACGCGAATTTAGTTATCGTCATGGGCGGTAACGCGGCTGAAGCGCATCCAGTGGGATTCCGCTGGGCGATGGAAGCCAAGATCCACAACAATGCCAAGCTGATCGTGATAGATCCGCGCTTTACTCGTACTGCATCGGTGGCTGATTTCTATACGCCAATCCGTTCCGGTACCGATATTGCGTTCCTATCCGGCGTACTGTTGTATCTGATCACCAACGAAAAAATTAACCGCGAATACGTCGAGGCTTACACCAACGCCAGCCTGCTGGTGCGGGAAGACTTTGCCTTTGAAGACGGCCTGTTCAGCGGCTACGACGCCGATAACCGTAAATATGATAAAACCAGCTGGAACTATCAGTTGGATGAAAACGGCTACGCCAAACGGGACGTCACCCTGCAAGATCCGCGCTGCGTTTGGAACCTGCTGAAAGAACATATCAGCCGCTACACGCCGGAAGTGGTTAGCAATATCTGCGGTACGCCGCAGGAAGATTTTATCAAAGTTTGTGAATACATTGCCGAAACCAGTGCTGCGGATAAAACCGCGTCCTTCCTGTATGCACTGGGCTGGACTCAGCATTCCGTCGGCGCGCAAAACATCCGTACCATGGCAATGATCCAACTGCTGCTCGGCAATATGGGCATGGCCGGTGGCGGGGTTAACGCCTTGCGCGGTCACTCCAATATTCAAGGTCTGACTGACCTTGGCCTGTTGTCGCAAAGCCTGCCGGGTTACATGAACCTGCCGTCCGAAAAACAGCCGGATCTGGAAACCTATCTTGCTGCCAATACGCCGAAAACCCTGTTGCCGGGTCAGGTGAACTACTGGAGTAACTATCCGAAATTCTTCGTCAGCATGATGAAAAGTTTCTACGGGGATAAAGCGCAGAAGGAAAATAGCTGGGGCTACGATTGGCTACCTAAATGGGATAAAGGCTACGACGTACTACAGTACTTCGAGATGATGTCGCAGGGTAAGGTCAACGGCTATCTGTGCCAAGGTTTTAACCCGGTTGCTTCGTTCCCGAATAAAAACAAAGTAATAGCTTCACTGTCCAAACTGAAGTTCCTGGTCACTATCGATCCACTGAATACGGAAACCTCGAATTTCTGGCAGAACCACGGCGAGTTTAACGACGTCGATCCGTCAAAAATTCAGACCGAAGTGTTCCGTCTGCCATCTACCTGTTTTGCTGAAGAAAACGGCTCTATCGTGAACTCCGGCCGCTGGTTGCAATGGCACTGGAAAGGCGCAGACGCCCCCGGCGAAGCCATGAACGACGGTGGCATTCTGGCGGGTATTCTGATGCGCTTGCGCGAGATGTATCAGCGTGAAGGCGGTGCGGTGCCGGAACAGGTGCTCAATATGACCTGGGACTACCTGACGCCAGACAATCCAGAGCCGGAAGAAGTGGCGATGGAAAGCAACGGTCGCGCATTGGCAGATATTACCGATGCCGACGGCAAAGTGCTGGTGAAAAAAGGCGAGCAATTGAGTACCTTTGCTCATCTGCGCGATGACGGTACTACCGCCAGCGGTTGTTGGATCTTTGCCGGTAGCTGGACGCCAGCGGGTAACCAAATGGCACGCCGTGATAACGCCGATCCGTCTGGCCTCGGTAATACGCTGGGTTGGGCATGGGCATGGCCGTTGAACCGCCGTATTTTGTACAACCGCGCCTCGGCTGACCCACAGGGTAAACCTTGGGATCCGAAACGCCAGCTGCTGGAATGGGACGGAGCGAAATGGACTGGAGTCGATGTTGCTGACTACAGCGCCGCCGCGCCAGGCAGTGATGTCGGGCCGTTTATCATGCAGCCGGAAGGGATGGGGCGTCTGTTCGCCATCGACAAAATGGCGGAAGGGCCGTTCCCGGAACACTACGAGCCGTTTGAAACGCCACTGGGTACCAACCCGCTGCATCCGAACGTGATTTCCAATCCGGCCGCTCGCGTATTTAAAGACGATTTGGAAAGTATGGGCTCCCATGAGCAATTCCCTTATGTGGGCACCACTTATCGTCTGACCGAGCATTTCCACTACTGGACTAAGCATGCGTTATTGAACGCTATTGCCCAGCCGGAGCAATTTGTGGAAATCGGTGAAAAACTGGCCGAGAAGAAAGGCATTAAGCACGGGGATACGGTGAAAGTCAGCTCTAACCGAGGCTATATCAAAGCTAAGGCGGTAGTGACCAAACGTATTCGCACGCTGAGGGTTCACGGACAGGAAGTGGATACCATTGGTATTCCTATTCACTGGGGTTATGAAGGGGTAGCGAAAAAAGGCTTTATTGCTAATACCCTGACGCCGTTCGTTGGCGATGCCAATACGCAAACGCCAGAGTTCAAGGCGTTCCTGGTTAACGTGGAAAAGGTGTAA
- the fdhD gene encoding formate dehydrogenase accessory sulfurtransferase FdhD → MSQIKPAQTANSTDVCGARQLKLWQRQDLTTTQPDWLAEEVPIALVYNGISHVVMMGTPKDLEAFALGFSLSEGIISRPQDIYAIDVNPTCNGIEVAIELSSRRFAGLKERRRAMAGRTGCGVCGIEQLADIFRPITPLPFSQRFDLNHLDRALGQLKQVQTVGQLTGCTHAAAWINPEGELLGGCEDVGRHVALDKLLGLRAKQPWQQGAVLVSSRASYEMVQKSAMCGIEILFAVSAATTLAVEVAERCNLTLVGFSKPGRATVYTHPQRLI, encoded by the coding sequence GTGAGCCAGATCAAACCAGCACAAACAGCCAATTCGACCGATGTTTGCGGTGCCAGACAACTCAAGCTGTGGCAGCGGCAGGACTTAACCACCACTCAGCCCGACTGGCTGGCGGAAGAAGTGCCTATTGCTCTGGTATATAACGGGATTTCTCATGTCGTCATGATGGGAACGCCGAAAGATCTGGAGGCTTTTGCCCTCGGTTTTTCCTTATCAGAAGGGATTATCAGTCGCCCGCAGGATATTTACGCTATCGACGTTAATCCCACCTGCAACGGCATCGAGGTCGCAATTGAGCTATCCAGCCGCCGGTTTGCCGGTTTGAAAGAACGACGCCGAGCCATGGCGGGCCGCACTGGCTGCGGCGTGTGTGGCATCGAGCAACTGGCCGATATTTTCCGCCCAATAACGCCTTTGCCCTTCAGCCAACGTTTTGATTTAAACCATTTGGATAGAGCATTGGGGCAGCTAAAACAGGTACAAACCGTGGGCCAGCTCACCGGTTGCACCCATGCGGCGGCCTGGATTAACCCAGAAGGCGAATTATTAGGTGGCTGCGAAGATGTCGGTCGCCACGTCGCCTTGGATAAACTTTTAGGACTACGAGCCAAACAGCCGTGGCAGCAAGGCGCGGTATTGGTTTCCAGCCGCGCCAGCTATGAAATGGTGCAGAAATCCGCCATGTGCGGCATCGAGATTCTATTTGCCGTGTCTGCCGCCACCACGCTAGCCGTTGAGGTCGCCGAGCGTTGCAATCTCACGCTGGTCGGTTTTAGCAAACCCGGCAGAGCCACGGTATACACTCATCCGCAGCGGTTAATCTAA